The Hyphomonadaceae bacterium ML37 genome includes a region encoding these proteins:
- the pdeM gene encoding ligase-associated DNA damage response endonuclease PdeM — protein sequence MSGPTGETLAPVITVNGARLQPDVSGAALDLASNTLLCADLHLEKGSAFAARGQMLPPYDTRATLTRLAGAIARLKPACVIALGDSFHDLGADRRMHEGDAKALTALVNSVARWIWIEGNHDPVPPARFGGERMAGLQLGSLVLRHEPQAGPAPGEVAGHLHPCARINGTGRSVRRRCFATDGTRLVLPAFGAYAGGLNVRDAAFTALFARTPDAVVIGTGRVYPVPAARLRPD from the coding sequence ATGAGCGGGCCCACCGGAGAGACCCTGGCGCCGGTCATCACAGTCAATGGCGCACGCCTGCAACCGGATGTGTCGGGCGCCGCGCTGGATCTCGCGAGCAACACGCTGCTGTGTGCGGACCTGCATCTGGAGAAAGGCAGCGCCTTCGCCGCCCGTGGCCAGATGCTGCCGCCCTACGACACCCGCGCGACCCTGACGCGCCTCGCCGGCGCAATCGCCCGCCTCAAACCTGCCTGCGTCATCGCGCTGGGCGACAGCTTTCATGATCTGGGCGCGGACAGACGGATGCATGAGGGTGACGCCAAAGCCCTCACAGCGCTTGTGAATTCCGTCGCGCGCTGGATCTGGATCGAGGGCAATCACGATCCCGTTCCGCCCGCCCGCTTCGGCGGCGAGCGTATGGCCGGGCTGCAGCTGGGCTCGCTGGTGCTGCGCCATGAACCGCAGGCGGGGCCCGCGCCGGGCGAGGTGGCGGGCCATCTCCACCCCTGTGCGCGCATCAACGGAACCGGCCGTTCGGTGCGCCGGCGCTGTTTCGCGACGGATGGAACCCGGCTCGTGCTGCCGGCCTTCGGGGCCTATGCGGGCGGGCTCAATGTGCGTGACGCAGCCTTCACCGCCCTGTTTGCCCGCACGCCCGACGCCGTGGTGATCGGGACGGGCCGGGTCTATCCGGTGCCGGCCGCCCGTCTGCGGCCCGATTGA
- a CDS encoding ligase-associated DNA damage response exonuclease encodes MIRPADLLRETPQGLWCEPGGFFIDPVRPSDRALITHGHADHARAGHGAVAATPETLAIMAARYGAEFTETRQSLAFGETVRMGEVSVSLHPAGHVLGSAQARLEWRGLVITVSGDYKRRRDPTCARFEPVPSHIYVSEATFGLPVFRHPDDGGEIARLLASVAANPGRAHLVGAYALGKAQRVIALIREAGYDAPLYIHGALATLCDLYRDHGVELGDLRPATVKDEGGEKTDFAGQIILAPPSAFQTPWARRFPDPVIAFASGWMGVRARARQRGAELPLVISDHADWDELTATIQECAREAVWITHGREDALMRWAQLQGLEARPLSLAGYDEDGE; translated from the coding sequence ATGATCCGGCCAGCTGATCTCTTGCGCGAAACGCCTCAAGGCCTGTGGTGCGAACCGGGCGGGTTTTTCATTGATCCGGTGCGCCCTTCAGACCGGGCCCTCATCACCCACGGCCATGCCGACCACGCCCGCGCCGGTCACGGCGCGGTGGCCGCGACGCCGGAAACCCTCGCCATCATGGCGGCCCGCTATGGCGCTGAATTTACTGAAACAAGACAATCGCTTGCCTTTGGCGAGACGGTGCGCATGGGCGAGGTGTCGGTCAGTCTCCATCCCGCCGGCCACGTGCTGGGCAGCGCCCAGGCGCGGCTGGAATGGCGGGGCCTGGTGATCACGGTATCGGGCGATTACAAGCGCCGCCGCGACCCCACCTGCGCCCGTTTCGAGCCGGTCCCCTCTCACATCTATGTATCTGAAGCGACATTCGGTTTGCCGGTTTTCCGCCACCCGGACGATGGGGGCGAGATCGCCCGCCTGCTGGCCAGCGTCGCGGCCAATCCGGGCCGGGCGCATCTGGTCGGCGCCTACGCGCTGGGCAAGGCCCAGCGGGTGATCGCCCTGATCCGGGAGGCGGGATATGACGCCCCGCTCTACATCCATGGCGCCTTGGCCACACTGTGTGATCTTTACCGCGATCATGGCGTGGAGCTGGGTGATCTCAGACCCGCGACCGTGAAGGATGAGGGCGGCGAAAAGACTGATTTTGCTGGCCAGATCATCCTCGCCCCGCCTTCCGCCTTCCAGACGCCCTGGGCGCGGCGCTTCCCTGACCCAGTAATCGCCTTTGCATCCGGTTGGATGGGTGTGCGCGCCCGCGCCCGCCAGCGCGGGGCGGAACTGCCGCTGGTCATTTCCGACCATGCCGACTGGGACGAGCTGACCGCCACTATTCAAGAATGCGCGCGCGAGGCGGTGTGGATCACCCACGGGCGCGAGGATGCGTTGATGCGCTGGGCGCAGCTGCAAGGCCTTGAAGCCAGACCCCTTTCGCTCGCCGGCTATGACGAGGACGGCGAATGA
- a CDS encoding penicillin acylase family protein has product MNRVTKLAAVGLSAVLVVTIAGAFVFGLRLTPLELRSFDPDAAILAAEAYDAEITRDEWGVPRVIGATGADAAFALAFAHAEDDFGTVQDALRQALGREMLAADESEARTAWLVQALGVPDLVRAEYETQLSVEMRTALEGYAAGLNYYAALHPDERAPDLYPLTGQDVAGLSAFYSPMFYGLGRVLADLIAPERPREAGRGQELQVFWLEETSDSELGSNAFAVAPARSDDGATRLIINSHQPVEGPVAWYEAHMISRDGRLNFAGGTFPGSPVMHVGSSPDLGYAATVNAPDLIDLYEITLSDDGSQYRLDGEWVDLETRPARMLVHLWGPFAWQVTMPVERTAHGPVIRNDRGAFALRHATHDDIRSVEQAWRSMHARDLSEYQTVMDMLAMGSTNRVVADADGRIARYYGARLPLRMEEAGLDWSGVLPGDRSDLIWSEFAPVSALPNMIDPASGYVLEANHSPFRVTGTDEDPDPAAFPASFGIETRMTNRGLQAVDLMAALETVSREALLAVKFDDAYHPDSEMMALRAQWLAMDHGDDPAMDEAARVLEAWDGRTNMENRQAALAIKAFAPITTAPLLGIEPPPLSETVPAAIERLMTHFGTLEPEWGAVNRLVRGDASLPVSGGPDVLRAVYPAPQDDGTYRMVAGDGLTFLAEWLPDGEFALWAVHQFGASNRPGHVHYDDQMAMFAAHEWRRVPMGEDEVRAAAVQVYRPGAR; this is encoded by the coding sequence ATGAATCGGGTGACAAAACTGGCCGCTGTGGGGTTGTCGGCGGTGCTTGTGGTGACAATCGCCGGCGCTTTTGTGTTCGGGCTGCGCCTGACCCCGCTGGAGCTGCGATCCTTCGACCCGGATGCGGCGATTTTGGCGGCTGAGGCCTATGATGCCGAGATCACCCGCGATGAGTGGGGCGTGCCCCGGGTGATCGGGGCCACGGGCGCCGACGCCGCGTTCGCGCTGGCCTTCGCCCATGCCGAGGATGATTTTGGGACGGTGCAGGATGCACTGCGCCAGGCGCTGGGCCGTGAAATGCTGGCCGCCGACGAGAGCGAGGCGCGCACCGCCTGGCTGGTGCAGGCGCTGGGCGTGCCCGATCTTGTGCGCGCTGAATATGAGACCCAGCTGAGCGTGGAGATGCGCACGGCGCTGGAGGGCTATGCGGCGGGCCTCAATTACTATGCCGCCCTGCACCCGGACGAGCGCGCGCCCGATTTGTATCCGCTGACCGGGCAGGACGTGGCCGGCCTGTCGGCTTTTTACAGCCCGATGTTCTACGGGCTCGGCCGGGTGCTGGCTGACCTGATTGCGCCCGAGCGCCCACGCGAGGCGGGGCGGGGTCAGGAGCTGCAGGTGTTCTGGCTGGAGGAAACTTCCGACAGCGAGCTCGGCTCCAACGCCTTCGCCGTGGCGCCGGCCAGGTCCGATGACGGCGCCACGCGCCTCATCATCAACTCCCACCAGCCGGTGGAAGGCCCGGTGGCCTGGTATGAAGCCCATATGATCAGCCGCGACGGGCGGCTGAACTTCGCTGGAGGCACATTTCCCGGCTCGCCGGTGATGCATGTGGGGTCGAGCCCGGATCTGGGGTATGCGGCGACGGTGAATGCGCCCGACCTGATCGACCTTTATGAGATCACGCTTTCGGATGATGGTTCGCAATACCGGCTCGACGGCGAGTGGGTGGATCTGGAGACCCGCCCGGCGCGCATGCTGGTGCATCTGTGGGGGCCGTTCGCCTGGCAGGTGACGATGCCGGTGGAGCGCACCGCCCACGGTCCGGTGATCCGCAATGATCGCGGCGCGTTCGCCCTGCGCCACGCCACCCATGACGATATCCGCTCGGTGGAGCAGGCCTGGCGCTCCATGCATGCGCGCGATCTGTCCGAGTATCAGACCGTGATGGACATGCTCGCCATGGGCAGCACCAACCGGGTGGTGGCCGACGCCGACGGCCGCATCGCGCGCTATTACGGCGCCCGCCTGCCGCTCCGGATGGAGGAGGCAGGCCTCGACTGGTCGGGCGTCCTGCCCGGCGACCGGTCAGACCTGATCTGGAGCGAGTTTGCGCCGGTGAGCGCCCTGCCCAACATGATCGATCCGGCGTCGGGCTATGTGCTGGAGGCCAATCACTCGCCCTTCCGCGTGACGGGCACGGATGAGGACCCGGACCCCGCCGCCTTCCCGGCGAGCTTCGGGATCGAGACCCGCATGACCAATCGCGGCCTGCAGGCGGTGGACCTGATGGCGGCGCTGGAGACGGTGTCGCGCGAGGCGCTGCTGGCGGTGAAGTTTGACGATGCCTACCACCCCGATAGCGAGATGATGGCCCTGCGCGCGCAGTGGCTCGCCATGGATCATGGCGATGACCCGGCGATGGACGAGGCCGCGCGCGTGCTGGAGGCCTGGGACGGGCGCACCAATATGGAAAACCGCCAGGCGGCGCTGGCCATCAAGGCCTTCGCCCCCATCACCACCGCGCCGCTGCTGGGAATCGAACCCCCGCCGCTGAGCGAAACGGTTCCGGCCGCCATCGAGCGCCTGATGACGCATTTCGGCACGCTGGAGCCGGAATGGGGCGCGGTGAACCGGCTGGTGCGCGGCGATGCGAGCCTGCCGGTCTCCGGCGGGCCGGACGTGCTGCGCGCGGTCTATCCCGCACCGCAGGATGACGGGACTTACCGCATGGTGGCGGGCGATGGCCTCACCTTCCTGGCCGAATGGCTGCCCGATGG